A section of the Flavobacterium sp. CG_23.5 genome encodes:
- a CDS encoding DUF3817 domain-containing protein, with the protein MLKIFKITAILEGISYLVLFSNMLFIKPTNPVLYKTLLYPIGMSHGILFIGYIVLAILLKKSQKWDLKNFGIILIASLIPLGTFYVDKKYLKNV; encoded by the coding sequence ATGCTCAAGATTTTCAAGATTACAGCAATTCTGGAAGGAATATCATACCTGGTTTTATTTTCGAATATGCTTTTCATCAAGCCTACAAATCCAGTACTCTATAAAACATTGCTTTACCCTATTGGGATGAGTCATGGAATCCTATTTATTGGCTATATTGTATTGGCCATTTTACTGAAAAAATCTCAAAAATGGGATCTTAAAAACTTTGGAATAATTTTAATTGCCTCTTTAATTCCTTTGGGTACTTTCTATGTGGACAAAAAATACCTGAAAAATGTATAA